A region of Lycium barbarum isolate Lr01 chromosome 3, ASM1917538v2, whole genome shotgun sequence DNA encodes the following proteins:
- the LOC132633210 gene encoding uncharacterized protein LOC132633210 yields the protein MFASGPPTLPDVPQANGAVATPVPPRPFANGPMPPAPVPAIRPPLMQPNMYPPMQMPPPQAWQGQPMQPGSAGMPQQQMQFRGMAPPPPPQVAPPLNRAPPPPAAIGGNVWRPPPPPQHFNGGHHPMQHVSMPPPPPPAQG from the coding sequence ATGTTTGCAAGtggacccccaacacttcccgaTGTTCCACAAGCTAATGGTGCGGTTGCTACTCCCGTTCCCCCACGACCTTTTGCAAATGGTCCTATGCCTCCAGCTCCTGTTCCAGCAATCCGGCCACCACTTATGCAGCCTAATATGTACCCACCAATGCAAATGCCTCCACCACAAGCTTGGCAGGGACAGCCTATGCAACCAGGTTCAGCTGGCATGCCTCAGCAGCAAATGCAATTCAGAGGAATGGCACCTCCACCGCCCCCACAGGTAGCTCCACCCTTAAATAGGGCCCCTCCACCACCAGCTGCAATAGGTGGTAATGTTTGGCGACCGCCACCACCACCTCAGCACTTTAATGGTGGTCACCATCCAATGCAACATGTGTCGATGCCGCCACCCCCTCCACCTGCACAAGGTTGA